One genomic segment of Spirochaetota bacterium includes these proteins:
- a CDS encoding S1 RNA-binding domain-containing protein — MAHINSNENSHEENFSQLLEQSFIKSDNFAVGDSVKGKVILITGDSIFVDIQSKSEAVIDIKEFIDDKGNHSLKVGDTITAYIAAIKRGEIVLTSTIGKGIVSPELLHTAYRNQLPVFGTVKHTTNGGFIVSIGGIQAFCPLSQIDTKVVETESYLNKSFEFAIMRYEQQGKNIILSRRSLLEKIKEETIEKLKLQLKVGDIVQATVVQVLDAGLLASVQSLDAFVPKSELSHSRKPNLNQFETGQTITAKIIDIDWNKAKMTLSIKQTLPQPWDYVNKFEVGGIYTGAIAKIIKSGAFVELSNGLEGFIPVSRMSYVKKIHDPHEVCNEGDSVQVKIIDIDHANKKIALELITGEENPWLAANDSLRDAVHNATIEEITAKGLVVVLPNQMRAFVPREYCAVEKNAELAKSYQAGNTIKVAVVTVNADDRRCIASEKKAQEIEERLSYEQFMASQSSRGSSAFGQLLKQKYEELQKKSKNT; from the coding sequence ATGGCACACATAAATTCCAATGAAAACTCTCACGAAGAAAATTTTTCCCAGTTACTGGAACAATCGTTTATAAAATCTGACAACTTTGCAGTGGGCGATTCTGTTAAGGGAAAAGTAATACTTATAACTGGCGACAGCATATTTGTAGACATCCAATCTAAAAGTGAAGCTGTCATCGATATAAAAGAATTTATTGATGACAAAGGCAACCACTCACTCAAGGTTGGCGATACCATTACCGCATATATTGCAGCCATAAAACGCGGCGAAATAGTACTAACATCTACTATTGGTAAGGGAATTGTTTCACCGGAATTGCTGCACACAGCATACAGAAATCAACTGCCTGTATTTGGTACCGTAAAGCACACAACAAATGGAGGATTTATTGTGTCAATTGGCGGCATACAGGCTTTTTGTCCTCTTTCACAGATTGATACAAAAGTTGTGGAGACCGAAAGTTACCTCAATAAAAGCTTTGAGTTTGCTATCATGCGATATGAACAGCAAGGAAAAAACATCATCCTTTCCCGAAGGTCACTACTTGAAAAAATCAAGGAAGAAACTATTGAGAAGCTGAAACTGCAGTTGAAAGTTGGTGATATAGTGCAGGCAACCGTTGTTCAGGTGCTTGATGCAGGTCTTTTAGCATCGGTACAATCACTGGATGCCTTTGTGCCAAAAAGTGAGCTGTCGCATAGCCGTAAACCAAATCTCAACCAATTTGAAACAGGCCAAACTATAACAGCAAAGATTATCGATATAGATTGGAACAAAGCAAAGATGACATTGAGCATAAAACAAACACTGCCCCAGCCTTGGGATTATGTTAATAAATTTGAAGTTGGTGGTATATATACCGGAGCTATCGCCAAAATAATTAAAAGTGGTGCATTTGTTGAGCTATCAAATGGCCTTGAAGGCTTTATACCCGTTTCACGAATGAGCTATGTGAAAAAAATTCATGACCCACATGAAGTATGTAATGAGGGCGATAGCGTACAGGTTAAAATTATTGATATTGACCATGCTAATAAAAAAATTGCTCTGGAGTTAATCACGGGTGAAGAAAATCCCTGGCTTGCTGCAAATGACTCACTGCGCGATGCAGTCCACAACGCAACTATAGAAGAAATCACTGCAAAGGGTCTAGTTGTTGTGCTACCAAACCAGATGCGCGCATTTGTGCCTCGTGAATACTGTGCAGTTGAAAAAAATGCCGAATTAGCAAAATCCTATCAGGCTGGCAATACTATTAAAGTGGCAGTGGTTACTGTAAATGCAGACGACAGGCGATGCATTGCATCTGAAAAAAAGGCACAGGAAATTGAAGAGCGGCTGTCGTATGAACAATTTATGGCTTCACAATCATCAAGGGGTTCTTCAGCATTTGGTCAGTTGCTTAAACAAAAGTATGAAGAACTGCAAAAGAAATCAAAAAACACGTAA
- the eno gene encoding phosphopyruvate hydratase, which translates to MTIITDVHAREILDSRGNPTIEVDVELSSGIVGRFAVPSGASTGENEAIELRDGDKSRYNGKGVLQAVQNVNEIISGAIVEMDAMRQIEIDKTLIDLDGTPNKAKLGANAILGVSMACAKAVAETLGMPLYQYIGGVGACELPVPMMNILNGGKHADNNVDIQEFMIVPVGADSFREALRMGVETFHALKKVLSKKGYNTAVGDEGGFAPNLKSNAEAFEVILEAIKEAGFKAGEDIYLAIDSAASEFYKNGKYIMAAEAKPEKTSQELVAIYESWIKSYPIISIEDGMAEGDWDGWKLLTDTCKDKVQLVADDIFVTNTQIIKKGIEKGIANSVLIKLNQIGTLTETIEAIEMTKRAGYTAVVSHRSGETEDPAIADLAVAMNTGFIKTGSASRTDRLAKYNQLLRIEEQLGAAAKFNGKKVFYSIGKP; encoded by the coding sequence ATGACTATAATTACAGACGTGCATGCACGCGAAATTTTAGATTCACGGGGCAATCCTACAATAGAGGTTGATGTTGAGCTTTCATCGGGGATTGTTGGCAGGTTTGCAGTACCATCAGGAGCATCAACTGGCGAAAATGAAGCAATAGAACTACGAGATGGTGACAAATCCCGTTACAATGGCAAAGGTGTTTTGCAGGCAGTACAGAATGTAAATGAAATAATTTCAGGGGCTATCGTGGAAATGGACGCCATGCGTCAGATTGAGATAGATAAAACTTTGATTGATCTTGATGGCACTCCCAATAAGGCAAAATTGGGTGCTAATGCTATATTAGGTGTTTCAATGGCATGTGCAAAAGCAGTAGCAGAAACATTAGGAATGCCTTTGTATCAGTACATTGGTGGAGTAGGAGCGTGTGAGTTGCCGGTACCAATGATGAATATTTTAAATGGTGGCAAGCATGCTGACAACAATGTTGATATACAGGAATTTATGATAGTGCCCGTTGGTGCTGATAGCTTCAGAGAAGCGTTACGCATGGGAGTTGAAACATTCCATGCATTGAAGAAAGTCCTATCAAAGAAGGGCTATAACACTGCAGTGGGTGATGAAGGTGGGTTTGCACCCAATTTAAAATCCAATGCCGAAGCGTTTGAAGTAATACTGGAAGCAATAAAAGAAGCAGGATTTAAGGCAGGCGAGGATATCTATTTAGCCATAGATTCAGCTGCAAGTGAATTCTATAAAAATGGAAAATATATCATGGCAGCAGAAGCAAAACCTGAGAAGACATCTCAGGAGCTTGTTGCAATATATGAAAGCTGGATCAAGAGCTATCCTATAATATCCATTGAAGATGGAATGGCCGAAGGAGACTGGGACGGTTGGAAACTGTTGACCGATACATGCAAGGATAAAGTTCAGCTTGTTGCTGATGATATATTTGTTACTAATACTCAGATTATAAAGAAAGGAATTGAGAAGGGGATAGCTAATTCAGTATTGATTAAGCTTAATCAGATTGGAACATTGACCGAAACTATCGAAGCTATTGAAATGACAAAACGAGCAGGCTATACTGCAGTAGTATCGCACCGTTCTGGCGAAACAGAAGACCCTGCAATAGCCGATTTGGCTGTTGCCATGAACACAGGTTTTATTAAGACTGGCTCAGCATCACGTACTGATAGGCTTGCAAAGTACAATCAGCTGCTGAGGATTGAAGAGCAGTTAGGTGCTGCAGCCAAATTTAACGGGAAGAAGGTGTTTTATTCCATTGGTAAACCGTAA
- a CDS encoding Sua5/YciO/YrdC/YwlC family protein has translation MMQFVESPYKNDDIIIVKKLKKDGSLDADIIHKVTEILHKNGIVVLPVDSQYEIVGIANPTVENKLRHIIKSKSKKFVRLIASFKMLESLATVTKFQYDFLHRIWPGEVTAIVPRKDNATQEIALRFPKTKFVQEIIEATGQPLFATNVLRMTKGSNKHTDIIRMLGKKVDAIVIIEELCKRHPRPTLISLFNGKLKILRAGKISSEEIQSYYYLGSCDEEI, from the coding sequence ATGATGCAATTTGTAGAGTCTCCCTACAAAAATGATGATATCATAATCGTAAAAAAACTTAAAAAAGATGGCAGCTTAGATGCTGATATCATACATAAAGTTACTGAGATTTTACATAAAAATGGCATCGTTGTACTCCCGGTTGATTCACAGTATGAGATAGTTGGCATAGCAAATCCCACAGTAGAGAATAAATTAAGACATATCATAAAATCCAAATCCAAGAAATTTGTGCGCTTGATAGCTTCATTCAAAATGCTTGAATCACTTGCAACGGTGACCAAATTCCAATATGACTTTCTGCACAGAATATGGCCGGGTGAAGTGACAGCAATTGTGCCCAGAAAAGACAATGCAACACAGGAGATAGCTCTGCGCTTTCCAAAAACAAAATTTGTACAGGAAATCATTGAAGCAACTGGGCAGCCACTTTTTGCCACAAATGTTTTAAGAATGACCAAAGGATCAAATAAGCATACTGATATTATTCGCATGTTAGGAAAAAAAGTAGATGCCATTGTCATCATTGAAGAATTATGCAAGCGCCACCCCCGACCAACACTCATAAGTCTGTTTAATGGTAAGCTCAAAATATTGCGCGCTGGTAAAATTTCATCCGAAGAAATACAGTCATATTACTATCTTGGAAGCTGTGATGAGGAGATATAA
- a CDS encoding DUF501 domain-containing protein — protein sequence MYTLTPRDLQVLQWQLKGTTDAVAGVFDKCNFGFPQIVLLSPKVGDVVDYQSLSNILWLTCPYLNDEIHELENKGYIAKIEKFINSEEELKREMLKAHAHFYFFRKSVYEKYLQKEIEDEYINILKRGIGGLQEPVHIKCLHLHYAHYRICDSNIAGRIVYHLLQQKVNCDDAICRVSLQK from the coding sequence ATGTACACTCTGACTCCCCGTGACCTGCAGGTCTTGCAGTGGCAGCTTAAAGGCACTACTGATGCAGTTGCTGGTGTGTTTGATAAGTGTAATTTTGGCTTCCCGCAGATAGTTCTTTTGTCGCCTAAAGTTGGCGATGTTGTCGATTATCAGTCATTGTCAAATATTTTATGGCTGACCTGCCCCTATTTAAATGATGAAATACATGAGCTTGAGAATAAAGGATATATTGCAAAAATTGAAAAATTTATCAATTCAGAGGAAGAATTAAAACGTGAAATGCTGAAAGCACATGCACATTTTTATTTTTTCAGGAAAAGTGTATATGAAAAATATTTACAAAAAGAAATTGAGGATGAATATATCAATATATTAAAACGAGGTATTGGAGGATTGCAGGAACCAGTACATATAAAATGCTTGCATTTGCATTACGCACACTATAGAATATGTGACAGTAATATAGCAGGAAGGATTGTGTATCATTTATTACAGCAGAAGGTAAATTGCGATGATGCAATTTGTAGAGTCTCCCTACAAAAATGA